The DNA sequence CCGGCTTCGATCTGATCTGCATGGGCCAACCGGAGGGTGCCGGCTGCTACTGCGCCGCCAACCATCTGATCACCTATTATATGGATGTCTTGTCTAAAAACTATCCCTATATTGTCATGGATAACGAAGCCGGGATGGAGCACCTGAGTCGGTTGACCACCAAGGACGTGGATCTCCTGCTGATTGTCAGCGATCCCTCGTTCCGGGGCGTACAGGCCGCCCGCAGGGTCTTTGAGGTGGCCAAAAGTCTGAAGATCGTCGTCGGCCAGGCTGCTTTGATCATCAACCGTTTGACCAACGGCATTCCGCCGCGCAGCCAGCAGGAGATCGACAGTTGGGGCCTGCCCCTGGCCGGAACCGTTCCTGAGGACCCCTTAGTGGCCGAATTCGACGGCCTGGGGCGTCCGACCATTGAGTTGCCCCCGGATTCCGTTTCAATTAAAGCTATGAACCAGATCTTTGACAGGCTGATAATCTCAGCCTGACACGATGGTATCCGATAACTTCATGCGATCCCAAGCCGGAGCTTGGGATCGAGATGTTTATATAAGTCCTCATGTTCTCAAGAACACAACGAAACTTGAAAGAATTATTGGTAGCATAGGCCTCCTGGCCTGTGCATAGTAATCGGTAGCATAGGCCTCCTGGCCTGTTGCATCTCAACCCGGCAAACCAAGACCCTAGCAGGCCGGATTGGTATTTGACAGACTATTTCGATCTCTGGCAGGAGAGTGGGATCGGTAGGTTGACCGCTGACCATTGATCACTGCCCACTGACTGCCGGTCACCTACCTCAGCGCCAGATAATCCCTCAAGGCGTCCCGGGTACTCGTAAAAGCAATCTTTTCCCAGGGGATCTCTGCCGGCTGGAAGACCCTGGCCTCCAATGTCTCGTCACCACCTCCAGGCTGCCCCGATATAACCTCAGCGACGTAGGCGACAATAACGGTGGTGCGGCCGGTATACGAATAGACATTGAGCAGCCGGGTGATCCGAACGTTCAGCCAAACCTCTTCCTGCACTTCTCGGACTATTGCGTCCTCTACCCTTTCTCCCACATCCACAAATCCGCCGGGCGCCACCCACAGACCGTAGCCGGGCTCGATACCACGGCGGGCCAGGACCAGACCACCCTCCCAGGGAATGATGGCGATACCGGCCAGTTTGGGGTCCAGATAAAAGACAAACCCACAATCGCCACATACCAGCCGCGGCGGCTCTTTTGGGTGAACGATCTTCTTTTCCAGGCGTCCCCCGCATTGAGGACAGAATTTATAGAGTTCGTTTCTAAATGGCATAACCGATATCACCATTGAACCTGGAACGGCGCTGGCATAAAGGTCAGTATAAATACGGCTATAGTAAGAATACCGATGTTACGGCGCTTATGGTCCAGGGGAATCCAATACTGTAGCGGTGTCGGATGCCTGAACCCCATAAAATATACGATCACCGCCCAGAGCAGCCAACCATACCAGGCGGCCAGGCCGCACACAATAAGAAAGATAAAAAAGATCTTGGCGATCTGCTCAGAGTGTTCGCCAAACAGGGCGTATGAAACATGACCGCCATCCAATTGCCCGATAGGCAAGAGGTTTAAGTTGGTTACAAACAAACCGATCCAACCGGCAAACGCCATCGGGTGCATAATAATGTGGTGGTTGTCCGGCAGAGACCCGAGCGTCAGCCAACAGATAAATTTGAATAGTAATGGTTCACCCAGAATAATGCCGTCCACATCCATCGCCAATTCCGGAGCTATCTTGATATCCGATAGCTGCAAACCGAAAATCAACAACGGCAGGGTTATCACTATCCCACTGAGTGGCCCGGACGCCCCAATGTCCATGAGGGCCGGTTTATGGAGGATAGGAGATCGGATGCGGATAAAGGCCCCCAATGTCCCGATCAGAAAGGGAATCGGCGGAGCCGGCAGAAAATATGGCAGAGAGACGTCCAATTGGTGGTAACGCGCCATCAGGTAATGGCCCATCTCATGACACAAGAGGATTAAAAGCAGCGTCAACGAGAAAGGTAATCCTTTGTAAAGCTGCCAGGGCGCTTCCCAGGGGATGACCCCCTGCTGCATGGCGCCAGCCGTGAGCGTCGTCAGAACAGTAGCCAAAAACAGAATGATATGGATCCGGGGAATACGATGCGGAAAGTCATCCTGCTGGCAAGGCTCCTCCGGCAACTGTTCCATGTACCCCAACCCCTGACCTCCGACCCCTGACCTCTGTCCCTCAACCACAGTTAACGGCCTCTTTCAATCGTCGAACCTCTTCCTGAGTCAATTCCCGCCAGGTTCCAAGGGCGAGGCGTCCCAAGCGCAATGGACCGTAGGCGATGCGTTTTAATTTCAATACCGGACAGCCGACTGCGGCGCACAATCTTTTCACCAGATGGTATCTTCCTTCCCGGATAGTCAACTCGAGGACGCTCCGTTCCGATGAGGTCTTGACCAGGCGCACCTGTTCGGGAATGGTTAAGCGGCCATCCAGGGTTATGCCTTCCCGAAGGCGCCGCCTGGCTGCAGGCGAGAATTGGCCGGCCACCGTCGCCCTATAGGTTTTGGCTACTTTATAGCGAGGGTGCATCAGCCGATGGGCCAGTTCACCGTCATTGGTGAGCAGGAGCAAGCCGGTGGCATCATAGTCCAACCGACCGACCGGATAGAGGCGTTCCTCCTGATCCGGCAATAGATCGATGACTTTCCTGCGGCCCTGCGGGTCGGCCATGGTGGTTACACAACCGTAAGGTTTATTGAGCACGATCGTCCGGCAATGCGGTGGAGGCAGAACTTTGCGGCCATCGACCATAACTTCGGCTTTTTCCGAATCGATGAGCTGACCCAGGGTAGTGACAATCCTGCCGTCGACGCTCACTCTTCCGGCGCGGATCAGTTCCTCCCCCTGCCGCCGGGAAGCAACCCCCGCTCGCGCCAGATATTTTTGCAGCCGCTCTTTAGTCATGCCGCTCTGCGAACTTCCTGCCAGGCGTCCAGCGGATGATGCAGATATAATTGCATTTTTGAGGACCGCGACAGGTGACATGAAACGATAATCACCTAAACCCCGACGTTTGATCTTTAGGCCGCAGCAAGATTGATAAGCAGTCCAAGCTAACCCGCTGGCCCGAGTCGTGGGAAATATCTGAGACCTGGACCCAGAATCATTTTCTCAAATTTTGATTGCCTCGCGCACTTCGGCCATGGTGGCCCGAGCCACGGTTCTGGCCCGCTCATTGCCATCAGCGATGATAGCCCGAACTTCCTCCGGATGATCCAGATAATAGTGCTGCCTTGCTTGAATCGGCTCCAGGGCCTGCACCAGGGCGTCGGCCAACATCTTTTTGCACTCCACACATCCCAATCTGGCCGCCCGACAATCAACCACGATCTGCGCCAAGATATCCGTAGAAAGGTAGAGCTTATGATAGGGGAAGGCCAGACAGCGATCGGGGTCGCCCGGATCTTTGCGCCGCGGACGCTGCGTGTCCGTTATCATGCCGCTCACCTGCTTCCGGATGGCCTCGGGTGTGTCGCTGAGATAGATGCAGTTCTGATAACTCTTGCTCATCTTGCGGCCATCGGTGCCGCACAACTTGGGAATTTCGGTCAACAGGGCCTCAGGTTCTGGAAAAATTTTACCGTAAAGAAAGTTGCAGCGCCGGGCAATCTCCCTGGTCAACTCCACATGAGGCAGTTGATCGACCCCCACCGGCACGCCGTTGGCTTTATACATCAGGATATCCGCTGCCTGCAGCACCGGGTAGCCCAAGAAACCAAAGGTACGCAGGTCCTTATGAGACAGCTCCTGCAACTGTTCCTTGTACGTGGGGTTGCGTTCCAGCCAGGTAATAGGGGTAATCATGCTAAACAATAAAAAGAGCTCAGCATGTTCTGGAAGGGCTGATTGGACAAAAAGAGTCGATTTTTGCGGATCAAGGCCGACACTCAGCCAATCTATAAACATGAACCAGATATTTTCCCGGATACCTTCGGTCTGCTCGTAGTCCGTAGTCAGGGCATGCCAGTCGGCTACAAAATAGAAACACTGGTATTCATCCTGCAGTTTGACCCAATTCAGTAAGGCCCCGTGCAGATTGCCCATGTGCAACCTGCCAGTGGGACGCATACCGCTTAAGATGCGCTTCTTCTCCATATAAAAAAATCCTCGATTAACGGTAGAACTTAGACAGACTTACAGCCTGCAGCAGCCAGTTATTCCCAAGAATAGTCTCATCATAGAACCGGCCTGATTCTTGTCACTCTCCTAAGACATTCTCCCCCAAAGGCTGCGAGCCCCAGAAATCGCGGTCGCGCGGAAAGACCATTTCCGCGGCTTTTTCCGCCATAAAACTCACAGTTTTGAGACACTGTTTGAGACGGTCCCTGGTAAACCATTGGCCGCGCCAGGGTTGGGTGATCTCCCGGCACAAGGTGGTCCCGAATCGCTCCTGGAACACATTGGACAGCCGATTATAGATACGATAGAGGCCGGGATTACCATAAAGCTGAGCCCGCTTTTCCTCCAGCGTGCCGTCGGGAGGTTGACGGCGTCCATACACCAGTCCGAGGGCGGCGATGGCACCGTTGAGAGAGCCGCAGGTACCGCCGAACAACCCTCCCCCAGACCCGAAGCCGGTAACCACGCACATTACTTCCGGTGACAGATCACCTTCGAGTTCGGCCAATACCGCAGTAAAGACACTTTCGGCACAGTTTAGACCGCTTTTGAAATTATCTACCGCCCGCTGTCTGACGCGAGCGATGATCTCTTCTTGCTGCATACGCAACCCCCAGATTGGATCATTCAGTGGCCAAGGTTAAGAAATCTTCGGTTTCCCCCGCAATCTCCTCCAGGGGCCGGGTTGTATCCAGGATCAATACCGGCGTCTCCTCGAGGTCGGTTATCGGCTCGAAGACTTTCTGCTGCTCCACCAGAATTTCCTGGCGACCGTCGGAGATGGCCTGCGCGTCCGCGGCGCGGCGGGCCAGACGGCGCAAGGTTTCTTCAACCGGGCAGGTGCATAAAATAAAGAAGACTTCTGCCTTACTAGCCGCCGCCAATCTCCGGGCCTGCTGGCGGTCCACAGACCGCATAAAAGAACCCTCCAGGATGACGCTGCCGCCGGTCTGCAACCGTTCTTGGGCCTGACGAAACATCTCCTGGTAGGTGTGGCCGGAGAACTCAGCGGCGTAAATACCCTGACCATAGGATGTCTCCACTCGCCTGGTGGGGGAAATGCCGGCGAGAGTTTTCCGCACCAAATCGCTGTGAATCACCGGCCATCCCCACCTCTGGCCGAGAGCCTTGGCCAGAGTGGTTTTTCCCGAGGCAATCAGTCCAAAAATAACTATCAGGAGAGTCCGTTTCATGCTGCCTCTTTCCGACTATAGCTCCAGGCCAGGTCAAAATAAGCCTGAGCCGTTTGCCGGGCCTGTTGCTGAGCCTCGGGTGCCAGTTCGGGTTCGACCGATGCCAGGGCGTTTATTTTCCCGCGCACTACTGCTCGGTAACATTTATAGAAAGTGACCAGTCGAAAGATTTCGGAGTCATGAGAAACCGATGCAAATCTGTTGATGAAGTAGTCGCTTAAATCAGAGTAGTTATGGAAATCAAGGTCCATTGCCAGAAAACTGATATCCGCGGCCACATCACCGTAGCGGAAGCGCGGATTGAACTCGATACAATCAAAGACATACACCCCATTAGTGATACAGATATTTTTCATATGCAGATCGCCGTGGCAATCCCTGATCTTGCCCGCCTTAATCCGCTGAGTAAACAGACTGGCATACCGCTGCATAAAATTTTCCGAGAAGTTTACCATATCCTGAAATGCGGCGGCTGACAAGGCGGTGCCTACGAATGACCGTATCTGAGAGAAGTTCTCCATATGATTATAACGGATAACCGTTAGATCGCCAAATTTGTTCACCCGGGGGCCGGTAGCAGCCTGCGGATAAAA is a window from the Desulfobacca acetoxidans DSM 11109 genome containing:
- a CDS encoding nucleotide-binding protein, translating into MSFLIAMAGKGGTGKTTLAGLAVRYLIEHGKKPILAVDADANSNFNEVLGVTVETTVGQAREEVKKGGGRVDMTKDQLVEFRINQCLVESTGFDLICMGQPEGAGCYCAANHLITYYMDVLSKNYPYIVMDNEAGMEHLSRLTTKDVDLLLIVSDPSFRGVQAARRVFEVAKSLKIVVGQAALIINRLTNGIPPRSQQEIDSWGLPLAGTVPEDPLVAEFDGLGRPTIELPPDSVSIKAMNQIFDRLIISA
- a CDS encoding AAA family ATPase; the protein is MKRTLLIVIFGLIASGKTTLAKALGQRWGWPVIHSDLVRKTLAGISPTRRVETSYGQGIYAAEFSGHTYQEMFRQAQERLQTGGSVILEGSFMRSVDRQQARRLAAASKAEVFFILCTCPVEETLRRLARRAADAQAISDGRQEILVEQQKVFEPITDLEETPVLILDTTRPLEEIAGETEDFLTLATE
- the trpS gene encoding tryptophan--tRNA ligase, yielding MEKKRILSGMRPTGRLHMGNLHGALLNWVKLQDEYQCFYFVADWHALTTDYEQTEGIRENIWFMFIDWLSVGLDPQKSTLFVQSALPEHAELFLLFSMITPITWLERNPTYKEQLQELSHKDLRTFGFLGYPVLQAADILMYKANGVPVGVDQLPHVELTREIARRCNFLYGKIFPEPEALLTEIPKLCGTDGRKMSKSYQNCIYLSDTPEAIRKQVSGMITDTQRPRRKDPGDPDRCLAFPYHKLYLSTDILAQIVVDCRAARLGCVECKKMLADALVQALEPIQARQHYYLDHPEEVRAIIADGNERARTVARATMAEVREAIKI
- a CDS encoding pseudouridine synthase produces the protein MTKERLQKYLARAGVASRRQGEELIRAGRVSVDGRIVTTLGQLIDSEKAEVMVDGRKVLPPPHCRTIVLNKPYGCVTTMADPQGRRKVIDLLPDQEERLYPVGRLDYDATGLLLLTNDGELAHRLMHPRYKVAKTYRATVAGQFSPAARRRLREGITLDGRLTIPEQVRLVKTSSERSVLELTIREGRYHLVKRLCAAVGCPVLKLKRIAYGPLRLGRLALGTWRELTQEEVRRLKEAVNCG
- a CDS encoding site-2 protease family protein; this translates as MEQLPEEPCQQDDFPHRIPRIHIILFLATVLTTLTAGAMQQGVIPWEAPWQLYKGLPFSLTLLLILLCHEMGHYLMARYHQLDVSLPYFLPAPPIPFLIGTLGAFIRIRSPILHKPALMDIGASGPLSGIVITLPLLIFGLQLSDIKIAPELAMDVDGIILGEPLLFKFICWLTLGSLPDNHHIIMHPMAFAGWIGLFVTNLNLLPIGQLDGGHVSYALFGEHSEQIAKIFFIFLIVCGLAAWYGWLLWAVIVYFMGFRHPTPLQYWIPLDHKRRNIGILTIAVFILTFMPAPFQVQW
- a CDS encoding NUDIX hydrolase — protein: MPFRNELYKFCPQCGGRLEKKIVHPKEPPRLVCGDCGFVFYLDPKLAGIAIIPWEGGLVLARRGIEPGYGLWVAPGGFVDVGERVEDAIVREVQEEVWLNVRITRLLNVYSYTGRTTVIVAYVAEVISGQPGGGDETLEARVFQPAEIPWEKIAFTSTRDALRDYLALR
- a CDS encoding C-GCAxxG-C-C family protein; translated protein: MQQEEIIARVRQRAVDNFKSGLNCAESVFTAVLAELEGDLSPEVMCVVTGFGSGGGLFGGTCGSLNGAIAALGLVYGRRQPPDGTLEEKRAQLYGNPGLYRIYNRLSNVFQERFGTTLCREITQPWRGQWFTRDRLKQCLKTVSFMAEKAAEMVFPRDRDFWGSQPLGENVLGE